A genomic region of bacterium contains the following coding sequences:
- the pssA gene encoding CDP-diacylglycerol--serine O-phosphatidyltransferase, which produces MKASPKRHLPSLVTALNLFAGFLSVISSIRGDYMEAASLIVVAAIMDVLDGKVARLTKSSSEFGVELDSLADVSSFGFAPAVLIYKAYFEPWGIWGILISFMPLVFGGIRLARFNVGVADHSEKDSFFTGLPIPSSAITIASFVAFEIDVFQACNHIIVMAAITLLVSFLMVSKIRYEGMPNFSFQKTEDRIKLGLLIVCFIAFLIYPQRVAFPVMMLFIAYGILMGFVAIFSNKEPDEDTQDIPAID; this is translated from the coding sequence TTGAAAGCCTCGCCCAAAAGGCATCTGCCATCGCTTGTAACCGCGCTCAATCTTTTTGCCGGTTTCCTCTCTGTCATCAGCTCCATTCGGGGTGATTATATGGAAGCCGCCTCTCTGATTGTCGTTGCGGCCATCATGGATGTACTGGACGGTAAAGTTGCACGCCTCACCAAGTCGAGTTCGGAATTTGGGGTTGAATTAGATTCTCTCGCCGATGTATCGTCGTTTGGATTTGCGCCTGCAGTATTGATCTACAAAGCTTACTTTGAGCCTTGGGGTATATGGGGGATTTTAATCAGCTTCATGCCACTTGTTTTCGGAGGAATCCGTTTAGCACGTTTTAATGTCGGCGTCGCCGATCATTCGGAAAAAGACAGTTTCTTTACCGGTTTACCGATTCCCTCGTCGGCTATTACTATCGCCTCTTTTGTAGCATTTGAAATAGACGTATTTCAGGCCTGCAACCATATTATCGTCATGGCTGCAATCACTTTGCTTGTATCGTTTCTTATGGTCAGTAAAATTCGCTACGAGGGCATGCCTAATTTTTCATTCCAGAAAACCGAAGATCGCATCAAACTTGGGCTTTTGATAGTTTGTTTTATTGCTTTTTTGATTTATCCTCAGCGTGTTGCGTTTCCTGTCATGATGCTTTTCATAGCCTATGGAATTCTGATGGGTTTTGTGGCAATATTTTCTAATAAAGAACCAGACGAGGATACGCAAGATATTCCGGCTATAGACTAA
- the mutY gene encoding A/G-specific adenine glycosylase: MTPRRTTTQIPEKITKKLLPWFYKHKREMPWRTTQDAYRIWVSEVMLQQTQVEQVRPYYQRFMVAFPDILSLANAKTDEVYKLWEGLGYYRRAALLHKAAQIVVAQYQGRIPDQYEFARSLPGFGDYTTGAVLSIAYQKKLPAIDGNVIRVMSRLYRIESEVHLSATKRQIESLVQSMIPDENPGDFNQALMELGALICTPQSPQCTRCPVHRFCKSYNELPNPNILPNKKKKTIKPHLHIAAGIVFKNKRILAAKRPTDVILGNLWEFPGGKKESGESLLKTCERELQNKIGIRAKIGKCILVHKHAYSHYTVTLHFYKCDYIGGQAVKRKHSALRWVYPKKALELAWATSHRKALEKLVKDMI; this comes from the coding sequence ATGACGCCTCGACGGACTACAACCCAAATACCGGAAAAAATTACGAAAAAACTTCTTCCGTGGTTCTACAAACATAAACGAGAGATGCCATGGCGTACAACACAGGATGCGTATCGCATATGGGTTTCGGAAGTCATGCTGCAACAAACTCAAGTGGAGCAAGTGCGCCCCTATTATCAAAGATTTATGGTCGCATTCCCTGACATTTTATCGCTTGCCAATGCTAAAACCGACGAAGTCTATAAACTTTGGGAAGGCTTAGGCTATTACCGTCGAGCCGCTTTACTTCACAAAGCAGCTCAGATCGTAGTTGCTCAATATCAAGGTCGAATACCGGATCAATACGAATTTGCACGTAGCTTACCCGGTTTCGGAGATTATACTACCGGTGCTGTACTTAGTATCGCCTACCAAAAGAAATTACCGGCTATTGACGGAAACGTAATCCGTGTTATGAGTCGGCTTTACCGAATCGAATCTGAAGTTCATCTGTCCGCAACCAAACGACAAATTGAAAGCTTAGTGCAATCTATGATACCGGATGAAAACCCGGGCGATTTTAATCAAGCACTCATGGAGCTAGGCGCTTTGATATGCACGCCCCAATCGCCTCAATGCACCCGCTGTCCTGTACACCGATTTTGCAAATCTTATAATGAATTACCCAATCCTAATATTTTACCTAACAAAAAAAAGAAAACCATCAAACCTCACTTGCATATCGCTGCAGGAATAGTTTTTAAAAATAAAAGAATTCTTGCAGCCAAACGCCCGACCGATGTGATTTTGGGTAATCTATGGGAATTTCCTGGGGGAAAAAAAGAATCCGGTGAATCGCTTTTAAAAACTTGTGAGCGCGAATTGCAAAACAAAATCGGTATTAGGGCTAAAATCGGTAAATGCATATTAGTGCATAAGCATGCCTATTCACATTATACAGTTACATTACATTTTTATAAATGTGACTACATTGGGGGACAAGCGGTCAAACGCAAGCACTCTGCCTTACGTTGGGTTTACCCCAAAAAAGCACTGGAATTGGCATGGGCTACTAGCCACCGGAAAGCATTAGAGAAGTTGGTAAAGGATATGATTTAA
- a CDS encoding VanW family protein, which translates to MADTTEVEYIIDHNQTQVNLSSAPSLQIRTFIPHKIMRSLYYFVLASGLILFIVSVNNLYLNNRIPWNTMVHDVSVGGMTVSQARAAMTVYVDEFKNRDVRLLTEEGEFLTKNSEFQPTFDIEKAIVTAFERGHNPDPWKNVQTRTASMFFSVRVPLEGWYDENRFVRTIINKIPKLKNNQPIDATVAWADRQFKAVAGRGGLGFDEEKAKKSFSENIRSFASIDIPVDIRSKEPDVTIAATTKAIRRAYAAYGKNVRMYYTYDGYNYDSWAFAISDRREFIEFRKVWEGNEFALYPVLNTEMLREELNRRVAPYMYRAKEDVTIRDDNGKIVVEGVARDGYYLDIPRSIININESVMKGILDTVGNIRADLVVAHLTGGISNPDNPFGITDVLATGVTDYFGSPENRKFNINHAAKNFQNIVVKPGEDFSFLKYLGEVDSLSGYLKELVIVNGDSSEPNWGGGVCQVSSTLFRTVFFAGLNVKKRTNHSYAVKYYEPLGLDATIFIPAPDLVFENDTKNTIIIQNLVDLKRTKMYFKLFGKKDGRKVEYEGPIDQGTVGEKNEHYRVMWTRTVELPDGTKRADKFGSTYKNKDLVKKHKPDSTLNTPADSSGLRNGVVFGDSAHTSATTSNTPN; encoded by the coding sequence ATGGCCGATACAACTGAAGTAGAATACATTATTGATCACAATCAAACTCAGGTCAATCTTTCGTCAGCACCGAGTTTACAGATACGTACATTCATTCCTCATAAAATAATGCGGTCGCTATATTATTTTGTTTTAGCTAGCGGATTGATTTTATTTATCGTTTCCGTAAATAATTTGTATCTCAATAACAGGATTCCATGGAACACTATGGTCCATGACGTTTCCGTCGGAGGTATGACCGTTTCTCAGGCGCGCGCGGCAATGACTGTATATGTAGATGAGTTTAAAAATCGGGATGTTCGATTATTGACGGAAGAAGGAGAGTTCCTAACCAAAAATTCCGAGTTCCAGCCGACTTTTGATATAGAAAAAGCCATAGTAACAGCTTTCGAGCGTGGCCATAATCCGGATCCGTGGAAAAACGTTCAAACGCGCACCGCGTCTATGTTTTTCTCAGTTAGAGTTCCGTTAGAAGGCTGGTACGACGAAAATCGTTTTGTCCGAACTATCATCAACAAAATTCCCAAGCTTAAGAATAATCAACCGATAGACGCTACTGTAGCTTGGGCTGATCGTCAATTCAAAGCTGTGGCAGGGCGAGGCGGACTTGGATTTGATGAAGAAAAAGCAAAAAAATCATTTTCTGAAAATATCCGATCCTTCGCGTCCATAGATATACCTGTAGATATACGAAGTAAAGAGCCGGATGTCACGATAGCCGCTACAACTAAGGCAATTCGACGTGCCTACGCGGCGTACGGGAAAAACGTTCGTATGTATTATACATACGATGGCTATAACTACGATTCGTGGGCTTTTGCAATATCTGATCGGAGAGAATTTATCGAATTCCGCAAAGTGTGGGAAGGAAATGAATTTGCTTTATATCCGGTGCTTAATACAGAGATGTTACGTGAAGAGCTCAATCGTCGCGTTGCGCCGTATATGTATCGTGCTAAAGAAGATGTTACAATTCGTGATGATAATGGTAAAATAGTTGTTGAAGGTGTCGCCCGCGACGGATATTATCTTGACATACCGCGTTCGATCATCAATATCAACGAATCCGTCATGAAGGGGATATTGGATACAGTCGGCAATATTCGCGCAGATTTAGTAGTAGCTCATCTTACCGGCGGCATATCTAACCCTGATAATCCCTTTGGTATTACGGACGTATTAGCAACCGGAGTTACGGATTATTTTGGTTCACCGGAAAATCGTAAATTTAATATTAACCACGCAGCAAAAAATTTTCAAAATATTGTGGTCAAGCCGGGTGAAGATTTTTCATTTTTAAAATATCTCGGTGAAGTGGACAGCCTTTCCGGGTACCTCAAAGAACTTGTAATCGTAAACGGAGACAGCAGTGAGCCTAATTGGGGCGGCGGAGTATGTCAGGTTTCAAGTACGCTTTTTAGAACTGTTTTTTTTGCCGGATTGAATGTCAAAAAACGCACTAACCATTCTTATGCTGTTAAATATTATGAACCGCTTGGGTTAGATGCGACGATCTTTATACCTGCACCGGATTTGGTATTTGAAAACGATACCAAAAATACGATTATCATTCAAAATCTTGTTGATCTCAAACGAACCAAAATGTATTTCAAACTTTTTGGAAAAAAAGACGGGCGGAAAGTTGAGTATGAGGGCCCGATAGATCAGGGGACAGTCGGCGAAAAAAATGAACACTACCGCGTTATGTGGACGCGTACGGTCGAGTTGCCGGATGGAACAAAACGGGCGGACAAATTCGGTTCGACATACAAAAATAAGGACCTTGTTAAAAAACATAAACCGGATTCGACACTCAATACCCCTGCAGACAGTTCCGGGTTACGAAATGGTGTTGTTTTTGGTGATTCAGCCCACACCAGTGCGACGACGTCCAATACACCCAATTAA
- a CDS encoding response regulator produces the protein MKPTLMLVDDESRVLEVLVKTFESQYQIFSFTGAHDALELLKRQPVQVIITDERMPKMNGMTFLKEAKVWAPNTVNIILTAYTDINVAIEAINSAVVYRYVVKPWDTDDLRTIVRQAFERYALVQENKKLTDELIAKNAALEQNLKQLKETQEKLLRQEKLAVVGQLTASIGHELRNPLSRIKASAALMRNEILPEEKEKKELLQIIDNEVMISTKIINDLLDYSRDRKTIFKSGNFNIIIDETLMRMRFPDEVEVVRELASDLPDNQVDEGQIQQILINLMLNAIQAMEYSGKIYVRTHHDGDAAIVEIKDTGCGISNENLERIFEPLFTTKPKGIGLGMCIVKMLIEKHGGTIGITSRENIGTTVKIRIPFHPNFMEN, from the coding sequence ATGAAACCTACTTTAATGCTGGTTGATGACGAATCGAGGGTTCTGGAGGTACTTGTTAAAACATTCGAATCCCAATATCAGATTTTTTCTTTTACAGGTGCTCATGATGCGCTGGAGTTACTCAAAAGGCAACCGGTTCAGGTGATCATTACCGATGAACGTATGCCAAAAATGAACGGCATGACGTTTCTTAAAGAAGCAAAAGTATGGGCTCCCAATACAGTGAATATCATTCTTACGGCCTATACGGATATCAATGTTGCTATCGAAGCAATCAATAGTGCGGTGGTATATCGTTATGTCGTAAAACCATGGGATACAGATGACCTTAGAACGATCGTGCGTCAAGCTTTTGAACGGTATGCATTGGTACAAGAAAATAAAAAACTAACTGACGAGCTGATCGCTAAAAATGCGGCACTGGAACAAAACCTGAAACAATTAAAGGAGACTCAGGAAAAACTGCTGCGCCAGGAAAAATTAGCCGTAGTGGGTCAATTGACGGCGAGTATCGGCCATGAGTTACGCAACCCGCTGTCGCGTATCAAAGCATCCGCCGCGTTGATGCGAAATGAAATTTTACCGGAAGAAAAAGAGAAAAAAGAGCTTCTTCAAATCATTGATAATGAGGTCATGATATCTACCAAAATTATTAATGACCTTTTAGATTATTCCCGTGACCGTAAAACTATTTTTAAATCGGGTAATTTTAATATTATTATTGATGAAACGCTAATGCGCATGCGTTTCCCGGATGAAGTGGAGGTTGTGCGCGAATTGGCATCGGATCTGCCGGACAATCAAGTGGATGAAGGTCAGATTCAGCAAATACTTATCAATCTCATGCTTAATGCCATCCAAGCCATGGAATATAGCGGAAAAATCTATGTCCGTACTCATCATGACGGAGATGCAGCAATCGTCGAAATCAAAGATACCGGATGCGGTATATCCAACGAAAACCTTGAGCGCATTTTCGAACCACTTTTTACTACCAAACCGAAAGGTATAGGCCTTGGTATGTGTATCGTAAAAATGTTAATTGAAAAACACGGTGGCACCATCGGTATTACTAGCAGAGAAAATATAGGAACTACCGTAAAGATTAGAATTCCATTTCATCCGAATTTTATGGAGAATTGA
- a CDS encoding response regulator, whose product MKKIAGNERADYNMMAEQQMYSLSEVLNALRMRVKPETFASVWLQEWLRQCDVARLECFEANNEGQWSSILRWEKNGSHNPALNSQPVHPNAAMQIAFKQAEPLIGDSSQIYGKPSAVPMTSVVLPVLSDKQVVGLIVADKLTEHEKNINIPFLELLSSLWGLHRASMVATETLEAVRFERDNLRAQIEQALAAFRPETPQDELARTLITIARSLAQMLLPSIIQQDKNNIDAVLSFSKEVSFFEKNEFHANFYQPQENEESDISSVLDESVDIARNDEACVKKRFIIDFKRQGREIVSSEFKRLQQFISSVFSLMISYGKENSTIAVEYTPQGEFIKILIKADTERGFHEKIGDFYAFTARLNGWECDWSAHENKIQCILSLRRVASSDSSQNTSQSLADSKKETRLLIVDDDESLRELMVDILESRNYQVVCCPDASSAMEQINKLRYDMIITDLGLPNISGSELAAQIKALNPHLPVMMMTGWNIDTERPDARTTYVDFILPKPFNLNELLEKVENGLHASRTMRHS is encoded by the coding sequence GTGAAAAAAATCGCTGGAAATGAAAGAGCCGATTATAACATGATGGCTGAACAACAAATGTATTCCCTCTCCGAAGTGTTGAACGCATTGCGTATGCGTGTGAAACCCGAAACTTTTGCATCGGTATGGTTACAGGAGTGGCTCCGTCAATGCGATGTTGCGCGATTGGAATGTTTTGAAGCAAACAATGAAGGTCAATGGAGTTCTATTCTGCGTTGGGAAAAAAACGGCTCTCATAATCCGGCATTAAATTCACAACCGGTTCATCCGAATGCAGCGATGCAAATCGCCTTTAAGCAAGCAGAACCTCTAATCGGCGATAGTTCCCAAATATACGGTAAACCATCAGCGGTGCCGATGACATCGGTCGTATTGCCCGTTTTATCGGACAAACAAGTAGTAGGCCTTATTGTTGCCGATAAATTGACTGAGCATGAAAAAAATATAAACATACCATTTTTGGAATTATTGTCATCGTTATGGGGCCTGCACCGCGCCTCTATGGTCGCAACGGAAACTCTCGAAGCCGTTCGATTTGAAAGAGATAATTTACGTGCTCAGATTGAACAGGCTCTAGCCGCATTTAGGCCGGAAACACCACAAGATGAATTGGCGCGTACATTGATTACGATTGCTCGAAGCTTAGCACAAATGCTGCTACCGTCAATAATTCAACAAGACAAAAACAATATAGATGCTGTTTTATCTTTCTCAAAAGAAGTTTCCTTTTTTGAAAAAAATGAATTTCATGCAAATTTTTATCAACCGCAGGAAAATGAGGAGTCGGATATTTCATCGGTCTTAGACGAATCTGTAGACATTGCAAGAAACGATGAGGCGTGTGTCAAAAAAAGATTTATTATAGACTTCAAAAGGCAAGGTCGTGAAATCGTTTCGTCTGAGTTTAAGCGATTGCAACAATTTATATCTTCCGTATTTTCATTGATGATCAGCTATGGCAAAGAAAATTCAACAATAGCCGTTGAATACACGCCTCAAGGTGAATTTATAAAAATTCTAATAAAGGCCGATACCGAAAGAGGGTTTCACGAAAAAATCGGTGATTTTTATGCTTTCACAGCTAGGTTAAATGGCTGGGAATGTGATTGGTCAGCGCATGAAAACAAGATACAGTGTATTCTATCACTGCGACGTGTTGCGAGTTCGGATTCATCGCAGAACACATCACAATCTTTGGCCGACTCGAAAAAGGAAACAAGACTTCTTATTGTTGATGATGACGAATCTTTACGTGAACTTATGGTGGATATTTTGGAGTCACGTAATTATCAAGTCGTATGTTGTCCGGATGCATCATCGGCGATGGAACAGATTAATAAATTGCGCTACGACATGATCATTACAGATTTAGGTCTTCCCAATATCAGTGGTTCGGAATTGGCTGCACAGATTAAAGCCTTAAATCCACATCTACCTGTAATGATGATGACCGGGTGGAATATCGATACAGAGCGTCCGGATGCGCGGACCACATATGTAGATTTTATTTTGCCGAAACCTTTCAATTTGAATGAATTGCTGGAGAAAGTAGAAAACGGTCTCCATGCATCACGTACGATGAGGCATTCATGA
- a CDS encoding dCTP deaminase, which produces MILTDTQILAEIAKGTIRIEPFRRDCLGSNSYDVHLGKYLAVYSEETLDCKKDNPIEHFEIPEEGYVLMPTKLYLGVTQEYTESMAHVPFLEGKSSIGRLGIDIHATAGKGDIGFCNTWTLEISVKHPVRVYEGMPIGQLIYFEVSGQIETPYNSKPSAKYNERTIRPVASMMFKNFDREKNRWK; this is translated from the coding sequence ATGATCTTAACGGACACTCAGATTTTAGCCGAAATCGCTAAAGGTACCATACGTATTGAACCTTTTCGTCGCGATTGCCTTGGTTCCAATAGTTATGATGTGCATTTAGGCAAATACCTCGCGGTGTATTCCGAGGAAACTCTAGATTGCAAAAAAGATAATCCGATCGAACATTTTGAGATACCCGAAGAAGGGTATGTATTGATGCCCACGAAACTTTATCTCGGTGTAACCCAAGAATACACGGAGTCCATGGCCCATGTTCCATTTTTGGAAGGCAAATCGAGTATCGGAAGATTGGGAATTGACATTCACGCGACAGCCGGTAAAGGGGATATTGGTTTCTGTAATACATGGACACTCGAAATTTCAGTAAAACACCCCGTACGCGTATACGAGGGTATGCCCATAGGTCAATTGATTTATTTTGAGGTTTCGGGGCAGATTGAAACACCTTATAATTCTAAGCCGTCGGCTAAGTATAATGAACGCACGATACGTCCTGTCGCATCCATGATGTTTAAAAATTTTGATCGTGAAAAAAATCGCTGGAAATGA
- a CDS encoding EVE domain-containing protein, with amino-acid sequence MAYWIVKSEPSVYSFEQFQKDKTTVWDGVKNPAALINLRSMKKGDTVLFYHSNDGKCLVGTAVVNKEAYPDPKSKNPKLVVVELSVGKTLAKPVTLAEIKSNPKLAQLELVRISRLSVSKVPDTLWKELMKMAGEK; translated from the coding sequence ATGGCGTATTGGATCGTCAAATCAGAACCGTCCGTTTATTCATTTGAACAATTCCAAAAAGACAAAACTACGGTTTGGGACGGCGTCAAAAATCCAGCCGCACTTATTAATTTGCGATCCATGAAAAAAGGTGACACCGTATTATTTTATCACAGCAACGATGGTAAATGCCTTGTGGGAACAGCGGTAGTAAATAAAGAAGCCTATCCTGATCCTAAATCGAAAAATCCTAAGCTTGTCGTGGTGGAACTGTCGGTGGGTAAAACTTTAGCTAAGCCGGTAACTCTTGCAGAAATCAAATCTAACCCGAAACTCGCTCAGTTAGAGTTGGTGCGTATCAGCCGACTGTCTGTCAGCAAAGTACCGGATACTCTTTGGAAAGAATTGATGAAAATGGCCGGTGAAAAATGA
- a CDS encoding HAMP domain-containing protein, with translation MRVPLEKKILIAAAASILFITGIAIFGFHYFSSRFSEQLMDNKIGQALVSGRQIAENLIEDERRIFSENARAFSQRPEFTDFIIRLQGQKLTSDQFQAFIGLPLFTQLRIDGVFLYDENGRCLFRHLSILDKRLSSVFPDSLKTDEQFARSTSAYDSINRSLVYKTTLALPSQQQGYLITARMVEKEFAKKYERIVAANNQYTLLLRGADNMRFSHLWIFFAAVLVPASIFILLLWFFIGQMFKPFQALSRQASNIAKGQMDYSLQLDTRDEFGALAAALNQMVQNLREEQQRILQLEKTATWREMAQRMAHEIKNPLTPIQLTIQQIKDSYAGNDEKYRKLLAECTTIIEEEIETLRNLTKEFSDFARMPIVVLKPSSLNKLIEDIILMYAAIPFEKKLDDRLPFIPLDTEAFKRVLINLIDNALAAVSNKQDRLIRIATIDVNTHVQLIIADNGYGIPKSNLERIFEPHFSTKTTSMGLGLAIVKKIIEEHQGTISVDSIENLGTTFTITLPKENPS, from the coding sequence ATGCGGGTTCCCTTAGAAAAAAAGATTTTAATCGCCGCAGCCGCTTCGATACTGTTCATTACCGGTATCGCAATTTTCGGATTTCATTATTTTTCATCACGCTTTTCCGAACAACTGATGGACAATAAAATCGGACAAGCGCTGGTTAGTGGTCGTCAAATAGCCGAAAATCTGATCGAAGACGAACGTCGCATTTTTTCAGAAAATGCTCGTGCTTTTTCACAGCGACCCGAATTCACTGATTTCATTATCCGTTTACAAGGCCAAAAATTGACCTCCGATCAGTTTCAGGCCTTTATCGGCTTGCCTTTATTTACTCAACTCCGTATAGATGGCGTTTTTTTGTATGACGAAAACGGCCGTTGTTTATTCCGGCATTTAAGCATACTAGACAAACGCCTTTCGTCCGTGTTTCCCGATAGCCTCAAAACAGATGAACAATTTGCAAGATCTACCTCCGCTTACGACAGTATCAATCGGTCCCTCGTGTACAAAACAACGCTGGCGTTGCCTTCACAACAGCAGGGTTACCTTATCACGGCGCGGATGGTAGAAAAGGAATTCGCCAAAAAATACGAGCGTATTGTCGCTGCGAACAATCAATATACTTTGCTGCTCCGTGGCGCAGATAACATGCGCTTTTCTCATCTATGGATATTCTTTGCCGCGGTACTTGTACCTGCATCTATATTTATTTTACTTTTATGGTTTTTTATCGGCCAGATGTTCAAACCGTTTCAGGCGCTTAGTCGGCAGGCTTCCAATATTGCTAAGGGGCAAATGGATTATAGTTTACAACTGGACACAAGGGATGAATTTGGTGCTTTAGCCGCCGCCCTTAATCAAATGGTTCAAAACCTTCGTGAAGAGCAGCAGCGCATTTTACAACTTGAAAAAACAGCGACATGGCGTGAAATGGCGCAACGTATGGCGCACGAGATAAAAAACCCGCTTACTCCGATACAACTTACGATTCAGCAAATTAAAGATTCATACGCCGGAAATGATGAAAAATATCGGAAACTTCTCGCGGAATGCACAACTATCATCGAAGAAGAAATTGAAACATTACGCAATTTGACCAAAGAATTTTCGGATTTTGCACGTATGCCGATCGTTGTTCTTAAGCCTTCGTCTCTGAATAAACTTATTGAAGATATCATCCTGATGTATGCCGCTATCCCCTTCGAAAAAAAATTAGATGATCGCCTTCCATTTATTCCCCTTGATACCGAGGCATTCAAACGCGTATTAATTAACCTTATTGATAATGCGCTGGCCGCAGTTTCAAACAAACAGGATCGCCTGATTCGTATAGCAACGATAGATGTGAACACACACGTACAACTTATTATTGCCGATAACGGATACGGAATTCCCAAATCTAATCTCGAACGAATTTTTGAGCCTCATTTTTCAACGAAAACAACTAGTATGGGACTTGGTCTGGCGATCGTAAAAAAAATAATCGAAGAGCATCAAGGCACTATCTCTGTCGATAGCATCGAAAACCTCGGAACAACTTTTACCATCACTTTGCCAAAAGAAAATCCATCTTAA
- a CDS encoding tyrosine--tRNA ligase: protein MFLPIADQLAVIKRGIVDLIPEDELVKKLENSLRTSKPLKVKLGCDPSRPDLHIGHSVVLRKLRQFQDLGHQAILVIGDFTGMIGDPTGKNKTRPSLSLEETRLNGKSYLEQASKILDAQKTKIVYNSDWLGAMNFADVVKLASRYTVARMLERDDFENRYRSGEPISIHEFLYPLAQGMDSVALEADVELGGTDQRFNLLVGRDLQREYQQQQQVIITMPLLEGTDGVQKMSKSLNNYIGIDDSPKEMFGRAMSIPDALIYKYFELTTNVDAGELHKIKTDLDSGTVNPSHLKRRLAKELISIYHDAGRAQAAEEEFDLIFKKKEIPEDIPVISLNKGTWIISKLLLECKLVESGKEAQRQIQQGAVNINGEKITDERAVIQIESELVIKVGKRKFLKIIPT, encoded by the coding sequence ATGTTTCTTCCGATTGCAGACCAGCTTGCAGTTATCAAACGTGGCATCGTTGACTTAATCCCAGAAGACGAACTTGTAAAAAAACTTGAGAATTCACTCAGAACCTCAAAACCGCTTAAAGTCAAATTAGGCTGTGATCCTTCACGTCCGGACTTACATATAGGCCATTCTGTGGTACTGAGGAAATTACGCCAATTTCAAGATCTTGGACATCAGGCGATATTGGTGATCGGTGATTTTACCGGTATGATCGGCGACCCAACAGGTAAAAATAAAACCAGACCATCGTTATCATTGGAAGAGACACGGCTTAACGGTAAATCGTACCTGGAGCAAGCGTCTAAGATTTTGGACGCCCAAAAAACAAAAATCGTATATAATTCTGACTGGTTGGGAGCCATGAATTTTGCCGATGTGGTAAAATTGGCCAGTCGGTATACGGTAGCACGCATGTTGGAGCGAGATGACTTTGAAAACCGTTATCGTAGCGGAGAACCGATCAGTATTCATGAGTTTTTATATCCATTAGCGCAAGGTATGGATTCGGTGGCCTTGGAAGCCGATGTGGAGTTGGGCGGTACAGATCAGAGATTCAATTTGTTGGTAGGCCGGGATTTGCAGCGCGAATACCAGCAGCAACAGCAGGTCATTATTACTATGCCGTTATTGGAGGGGACAGACGGCGTTCAAAAAATGAGCAAATCGTTAAATAATTATATCGGCATTGATGACTCGCCTAAAGAAATGTTTGGCCGGGCAATGTCTATTCCTGATGCTTTAATTTATAAATATTTTGAATTAACGACGAATGTTGATGCAGGCGAGCTTCATAAAATAAAAACAGATTTGGACAGCGGTACAGTAAACCCATCGCACTTAAAACGACGCTTGGCTAAAGAATTGATATCTATTTATCACGATGCCGGGCGTGCGCAAGCGGCGGAAGAAGAGTTTGATCTGATTTTCAAAAAGAAAGAAATCCCGGAAGACATTCCGGTTATTTCATTGAACAAGGGCACGTGGATCATTTCAAAACTACTACTTGAATGTAAATTAGTTGAATCGGGCAAAGAAGCACAAAGACAAATTCAACAAGGTGCCGTGAATATTAATGGTGAAAAAATAACGGATGAACGTGCAGTTATCCAAATCGAATCGGAGCTTGTGATTAAGGTAGGTAAGAGAAAGTTTTTGAAAATTATTCCGACTTAA